The following proteins come from a genomic window of Methylorubrum populi:
- a CDS encoding ATP-binding cassette domain-containing protein, with amino-acid sequence MTRRSLRARSGRAALEHRPERWLPAFGKRRCKNKSLEHRPGSDLRDDALEPAALALARGAARAGLSRLHALQALRCAATLGLAVALARLAGALIETGQLDGIALGLAGACLLAGAGLGSLIEAHSAALEAKVAVALVDAAEARLAAMPARAAADLPRGAVIAGLQRHPGALARLVVSHAAARRMMALGPVLTAGAVAPVSWQAAVALLLATPVMIVFFALVGGLIRDRAALQEAALGRLATQFADRVRVLPTILAAHGLPRETAKLDRRLKTYADGTMGVLAVAFLNAGVLDFFASLAIAILAVFLGLGHLGLAEIPGFAHLALWQSLLILLLAPEYFLPFRRYAELYHAKAEGEAAAEALAWVFSEEAETRPERGAVPAVPGARGLVLPYAGPVADFDLPETGLVAVTGPSGAGKSTLLRVLAGIEAPLAGAFRLPAQGVAASWVSLDTPIPAGTLGAAIADGAPATPEAVAAAAATLGLSEDPHWPGGLDAPVRAGAENLSGGQRVRVAVARLLLRPGTAFCDEPTAKLDPANAARVRQALASAARTRLVLVATHDPALAAMADRRIALRPTHCERQAA; translated from the coding sequence ATGACCCGACGATCCCTCCGCGCCCGTTCCGGCCGCGCCGCCCTAGAGCATCGTCCCGAAAGGTGGCTGCCGGCTTTCGGAAAAAGACGATGCAAAAACAAGAGCCTAGAGCATCGTCCCGGATCCGATCTCCGGGACGATGCTCTAGAGCCCGCGGCGCTCGCCCTCGCCCGCGGGGCGGCGCGGGCCGGCCTGTCGCGCCTGCACGCCCTTCAGGCGCTGCGCTGCGCCGCGACGCTCGGGCTGGCCGTGGCGCTGGCGCGGCTCGCGGGCGCGCTGATCGAGACGGGGCAACTCGACGGGATCGCCCTCGGCCTCGCCGGGGCCTGCCTGCTCGCGGGCGCCGGGCTCGGGAGTCTGATCGAGGCGCACAGCGCCGCCCTGGAGGCGAAGGTCGCCGTCGCGCTCGTCGATGCCGCCGAGGCGCGGCTCGCCGCGATGCCAGCCCGCGCCGCCGCCGACCTGCCGCGCGGCGCGGTGATCGCCGGCCTGCAGCGGCATCCCGGCGCGCTCGCTCGGCTCGTCGTCAGCCATGCCGCGGCGCGGCGGATGATGGCGCTCGGGCCGGTGCTGACGGCGGGGGCGGTCGCGCCGGTGTCCTGGCAGGCGGCCGTCGCGCTGCTCCTCGCCACACCGGTGATGATCGTGTTCTTCGCCCTCGTCGGCGGCCTGATCCGCGACCGGGCCGCATTGCAGGAGGCGGCGCTCGGGCGGCTCGCCACCCAGTTCGCCGACCGAGTGCGGGTGCTGCCGACGATCCTCGCCGCCCACGGCCTGCCCCGCGAGACGGCCAAGCTCGACCGGCGGCTCAAGACTTACGCCGACGGCACCATGGGCGTCCTGGCGGTGGCCTTCCTGAACGCGGGCGTGCTCGACTTCTTCGCCTCGCTCGCCATCGCCATCCTGGCGGTCTTCCTCGGGCTCGGCCATCTCGGCCTCGCCGAGATTCCGGGTTTCGCGCATCTGGCGCTGTGGCAGAGCCTGCTGATCCTGTTGCTCGCCCCCGAATATTTCCTGCCGTTCCGCCGCTACGCCGAACTCTACCACGCCAAGGCGGAGGGCGAGGCCGCTGCCGAGGCGCTCGCCTGGGTCTTTTCGGAAGAGGCCGAGACGAGGCCCGAACGCGGCGCGGTTCCCGCAGTGCCGGGCGCCCGCGGCCTCGTCCTGCCCTATGCTGGGCCCGTCGCCGATTTCGATCTACCGGAGACCGGGCTCGTCGCCGTGACCGGGCCGAGCGGGGCCGGCAAGTCGACACTGCTGCGGGTTCTGGCCGGCATCGAGGCGCCGCTCGCCGGGGCTTTTCGCCTGCCCGCGCAGGGCGTGGCGGCGAGCTGGGTCTCCCTCGACACGCCGATCCCGGCCGGCACGCTCGGCGCGGCGATCGCTGACGGCGCGCCCGCGACGCCGGAGGCCGTGGCGGCCGCCGCCGCGACCCTCGGCCTGAGCGAGGATCCGCACTGGCCCGGCGGCCTCGACGCCCCCGTGCGGGCCGGCGCCGAGAACCTCTCCGGCGGCCAGCGGGTCCGCGTCGCCGTCGCGCGGCTGCTGCTGCGGCCGGGCACCGCCTTCTGCGACGAACCCACCGCCAAGCTCGATCCCGCGAACGCCGCGCGGGTGCGCCAGGCCCTGGCCAGCGCCGCCCGCACCCGCCTCGTCCTCGTGGCGACCCATGATCCCGCGCTGGCGGCGATGGCCGACCGGCGCATCGCCCTTAGGCCCACCCATTGCGAGAGGCAGGCCGCGTGA
- the cydX gene encoding cytochrome bd-I oxidase subunit CydX — MWYFAWILGLGLAAAVGVLNALWYELRAVRETPPEVTPTLPTP, encoded by the coding sequence ATGTGGTACTTCGCCTGGATCCTCGGTCTCGGACTGGCCGCCGCGGTCGGCGTGCTCAACGCCCTCTGGTACGAGCTGCGCGCCGTGCGCGAGACGCCGCCGGAGGTCACGCCGACGCTGCCGACGCCATGA
- a CDS encoding c-type cytochrome, translated as MRVPTVLPILALLLIAHPAALPAAAPALDARAQRGETIARTNCARCHAIGRVGASPLAEAPPFRDLHRSYPVTDLAEALAEGITTGHPSMPEFRLDPDEAHALIAYLQSLER; from the coding sequence ATGCGCGTTCCGACCGTCCTCCCGATCCTCGCCCTCCTGCTGATTGCCCATCCAGCCGCCCTGCCGGCCGCGGCGCCGGCCCTCGATGCCCGCGCCCAGCGCGGCGAGACCATCGCGCGGACGAACTGCGCCCGCTGCCACGCGATCGGTCGCGTCGGCGCGAGCCCGCTGGCGGAAGCGCCTCCGTTCCGAGACCTGCACCGCAGCTATCCCGTCACGGACCTGGCCGAGGCGCTGGCCGAGGGCATCACCACGGGGCACCCGTCGATGCCGGAATTCCGGCTCGATCCCGACGAGGCCCACGCCCTGATCGCCTATCTTCAGAGCCTCGAACGCTGA
- a CDS encoding Crp/Fnr family transcriptional regulator codes for MHGSAESAHAEPAPAGHACAHDRSEGGCAACKVRLVSVCAALTREELAGLEALSQQVHLDPRQALFQQDDRAGAVYNVTEGALRLSRLLPDGRRQVMGFAMVGDFLGLALPERFTVTAEALAPTMLCRFERRAFAGLVAQTPHLLQRLYERAGHELSLAQDHMMLLGRRTAEEKVASFLLGLRARYGRIGHDSITVELPMGRQDIADHLGLTIETVSRMLTRLDREKAILIVPGGVRLVDPARLEHLAAN; via the coding sequence ATGCACGGCTCAGCGGAGAGCGCCCATGCCGAGCCTGCTCCGGCCGGCCATGCCTGCGCCCACGATCGATCGGAGGGCGGCTGCGCCGCGTGCAAGGTCCGCCTCGTCAGCGTCTGCGCGGCGCTCACGCGCGAGGAACTCGCCGGCCTGGAGGCGCTGAGCCAGCAGGTCCACCTCGACCCGCGCCAGGCCCTGTTCCAGCAGGACGACCGGGCCGGCGCCGTCTACAACGTCACCGAGGGCGCTTTACGCCTCTCGCGACTCCTGCCGGACGGGCGGCGGCAGGTGATGGGCTTCGCCATGGTCGGCGATTTCCTCGGCCTCGCTCTGCCCGAGCGCTTCACCGTCACCGCCGAGGCGCTGGCGCCGACGATGCTCTGCCGGTTCGAGAGGCGCGCCTTCGCCGGCCTCGTCGCGCAGACGCCGCACCTGCTGCAGCGCCTCTACGAGCGGGCCGGCCATGAGCTGTCGCTGGCACAGGATCACATGATGCTGCTCGGCCGCCGCACCGCCGAGGAGAAGGTCGCGAGCTTCCTGCTCGGCCTGCGCGCGCGCTACGGCCGCATCGGGCACGATTCCATCACCGTCGAGCTGCCGATGGGCCGGCAGGACATCGCCGACCATCTCGGCCTCACTATCGAGACGGTGAGCCGGATGCTGACCCGGCTCGACCGGGAGAAGGCGATCCTGATCGTGCCCGGCGGGGTGCGCCTTGTGGATCCCGCGCGGCTCGAACATCTTGCGGCGAACTGA
- a CDS encoding ATP-binding cassette domain-containing protein codes for MRTRSDTAPAGSTRADTARAWRLAFVLAALALAANLALAGTAVSFLAAVALAGAGPAAFAFNFHHPAALVRLFALLRTGARYGERMAGHRAALTDQVRRRAGLFAALARAPESRGAGWQLGRPERLADFIDDVADIDYARLRVGFPVALTGAALGLLTLLTAYVAPLALLPVAGLALAGALIARRTLRRLAGIEAWTRNARRAAATHLGTALAGAVPLAAEGRRGAALRIALDPLRDAEREAADGRRALARFEALLALAGPSLALAVLLAAWSAGARGTGLLPAAFLAFAWLGLAEPILSLARTLPGSVRARLARRSLAVEPGSAAEPAPRPGSAPGALTLHGLHLRAPDGRDLGPAPELAVVPGTPLTLVGASGCGKTTLLKALAGWSAERPGETIRLGGAVRPAEERRALTHLSLHDAAILSDTVRENLFAPGASDAALWAALEAVELDARLRAGGGLDAWIAEGSLSLGEAQRLNLARAWLSPAPVLLLDEPAEHLRDDQAARILGRLLARWRDRVVVLTSHRPDLGLPGRRVSLGTT; via the coding sequence ATGCGCACCCGCTCCGACACCGCGCCCGCCGGCTCGACCCGCGCCGACACCGCCCGAGCTTGGCGCCTCGCCTTCGTCCTCGCGGCGCTGGCGCTCGCGGCGAACCTCGCGCTCGCCGGCACCGCCGTGAGCTTCCTGGCGGCGGTGGCCCTGGCCGGTGCCGGGCCGGCGGCCTTCGCCTTCAACTTCCACCATCCCGCCGCCCTGGTGCGCCTGTTCGCGCTGCTGCGCACCGGCGCGCGCTACGGCGAGCGCATGGCCGGCCACCGGGCGGCTTTGACCGATCAGGTCCGCCGCCGCGCCGGCCTGTTCGCGGCGCTCGCGCGGGCGCCGGAGAGCCGCGGCGCCGGCTGGCAACTCGGCCGCCCGGAGCGGCTCGCCGACTTCATCGACGACGTGGCCGACATCGACTACGCCCGTCTGCGCGTCGGCTTTCCCGTCGCCCTGACCGGCGCGGCACTCGGCCTCCTCACGCTCCTCACGGCTTACGTCGCGCCGCTCGCGCTCCTTCCAGTCGCCGGGCTCGCGCTGGCCGGCGCTCTCATCGCGCGGCGCACGCTGAGGCGGCTTGCCGGCATCGAGGCGTGGACGCGGAATGCGCGCCGCGCCGCCGCCACGCATCTCGGCACCGCCCTCGCGGGGGCCGTGCCCCTCGCAGCCGAGGGGCGTCGCGGCGCCGCCCTGCGGATTGCCCTCGATCCGCTGCGCGATGCCGAGCGCGAGGCCGCCGATGGACGGCGGGCGCTCGCCCGGTTCGAGGCCCTGCTGGCGCTCGCCGGTCCCAGCCTCGCCTTGGCGGTGCTGCTCGCCGCCTGGAGCGCGGGCGCCCGCGGCACCGGGCTCCTGCCCGCCGCCTTCCTCGCCTTCGCCTGGCTCGGTCTCGCCGAGCCGATCCTGTCCCTGGCGCGGACGCTGCCGGGTTCGGTCCGCGCGCGTCTCGCCCGCCGGTCGCTCGCCGTGGAGCCGGGCAGCGCTGCCGAGCCTGCCCCGCGGCCCGGCTCCGCCCCGGGCGCCCTGACCCTGCACGGCCTGCACCTGCGGGCGCCGGACGGGCGCGATCTCGGCCCGGCCCCGGAGCTGGCCGTCGTCCCCGGCACGCCGCTGACCCTCGTCGGCGCCAGCGGCTGCGGCAAGACCACCCTGCTGAAGGCGCTGGCCGGCTGGAGCGCGGAGCGGCCCGGCGAGACGATCCGGCTCGGCGGTGCCGTCCGCCCGGCGGAAGAGCGGCGGGCGCTGACGCATCTGAGCCTGCACGATGCGGCGATCCTCTCCGACACCGTGCGCGAGAACCTGTTCGCGCCCGGCGCCTCCGACGCGGCCTTGTGGGCGGCGCTGGAGGCCGTCGAACTCGACGCCCGCCTCCGTGCCGGCGGCGGCCTCGACGCCTGGATCGCCGAAGGCAGCCTCTCGCTCGGCGAGGCGCAGCGCCTCAACCTCGCCCGCGCATGGTTGAGCCCGGCCCCCGTCCTCCTGCTCGATGAGCCGGCCGAGCATCTGCGCGACGATCAGGCCGCCCGGATCCTCGGGCGCCTGCTCGCCCGCTGGCGCGACCGCGTCGTCGTGCTGACGAGCCACCGCCCGGATCTCGGGCTGCCCGGGCGCCGGGTCTCGCTCGGGACGACGTAA
- the nikR gene encoding nickel-responsive transcriptional regulator NikR, with protein sequence MQRTTIAIDDELAAALDAYMESTGAGSRSEAIRDLVRRGLSARPDAPADAPCFGVVSYTIDQSVRNLASRVPQGRLDRHDQAVASLSVPIDHTTSIDVTLMRGPVGDVSSYAERLFLERGVMHGTLNLIPVAEDTSAHAHEEGFASNHTHTHLRVRSGF encoded by the coding sequence ATGCAGCGCACGACCATCGCCATCGATGACGAACTGGCCGCTGCGCTCGATGCCTACATGGAGAGCACGGGCGCGGGGAGCCGATCGGAAGCCATCCGCGACCTCGTGCGGCGAGGCCTGTCCGCGCGTCCCGACGCACCGGCCGACGCGCCGTGCTTCGGCGTCGTCAGCTATACGATCGACCAGTCGGTACGGAACCTCGCATCCCGCGTGCCGCAGGGGCGCCTCGACCGCCACGATCAGGCGGTCGCCTCCCTGTCGGTTCCGATCGATCACACGACGTCGATCGACGTGACGCTGATGCGCGGTCCCGTCGGCGATGTGTCGTCCTACGCGGAGAGGCTGTTTCTCGAGCGCGGCGTCATGCACGGCACGCTCAACCTGATTCCGGTCGCCGAGGACACCTCGGCGCACGCGCACGAGGAAGGATTCGCATCGAACCACACGCACACGCATCTGCGGGTGCGCAGCGGCTTCTGA
- a CDS encoding cytochrome ubiquinol oxidase subunit I — MTDPLLVDLSRLQFALTAMYHFLFVPLTLGLSILVAMMETVYVMTRRKIWRDMTKFWGLLFGINFALGVATGLTMEFQFGMNWAYYSHYVGDVFGAPLAIEGLMAFFLEATFVGLFFFGWDKLSALAHCVVTWLMALGTNFSALWILIANGWMQNPVGSLFNPDTMRMEVTDFAAVIFNPVAQAKFVHTVSAGYVCGAVFVLGVSAFYILRGRHLELAKRSFAIAAAFGLASALSVVVLGDESGYAVTDHQKMKLAAMEAMWHTEAAPAAFTAVGVPDLESRTTRYALHIPYAMGLIGTRSLTTEIPGITELVAHAKDRIRNGLVAYAALERIKADRTDEAARAEFARTQADLGYAQLLKPLIGDPLKATDADIDRAAWSTVPHVPSLFFTFRAMVACGFLLIALFGAALWYTAREAEAPRWLFRAALFALPLPWIAIEFGWFVAEFGRQPWIIEGVLPTALATSELGIPSLLITIAGFTLVYGVLAVIEVQLMLRAIAKGPETLAEDPAALFPGAGTNRNEAGLVAAE; from the coding sequence ATGACCGATCCGCTGCTCGTCGATCTGTCGCGCCTGCAATTCGCGCTGACGGCGATGTACCACTTCCTGTTCGTGCCGCTGACGCTCGGACTCTCGATTCTCGTCGCCATGATGGAGACGGTCTACGTCATGACGCGCCGCAAGATCTGGCGCGACATGACCAAGTTCTGGGGCCTCCTGTTCGGGATCAACTTCGCCCTGGGCGTGGCCACCGGCCTGACCATGGAGTTCCAGTTCGGCATGAACTGGGCCTACTACTCGCACTATGTCGGCGACGTGTTCGGGGCCCCGCTCGCCATCGAGGGCCTGATGGCCTTCTTCCTGGAGGCGACCTTCGTCGGGCTGTTCTTCTTCGGCTGGGACAAGCTCTCGGCGCTCGCCCACTGCGTCGTCACGTGGCTGATGGCGCTCGGCACGAACTTCTCGGCGCTGTGGATTCTGATCGCCAACGGCTGGATGCAGAACCCGGTCGGCTCCCTGTTCAACCCCGACACGATGCGCATGGAGGTGACCGACTTCGCCGCCGTGATCTTCAATCCGGTGGCGCAGGCGAAGTTCGTCCACACGGTCTCGGCCGGCTATGTCTGCGGCGCGGTGTTCGTACTCGGCGTCTCGGCCTTCTACATCCTGCGCGGGCGGCACCTCGAACTCGCCAAGCGCTCGTTCGCCATCGCGGCGGCCTTTGGCCTCGCCTCGGCGCTCAGCGTCGTCGTGCTCGGCGACGAGAGCGGCTACGCCGTCACCGACCACCAGAAGATGAAGCTCGCCGCCATGGAGGCGATGTGGCACACGGAAGCCGCTCCGGCGGCCTTCACCGCGGTCGGCGTCCCGGATCTGGAGAGCCGCACCACCCGCTACGCGCTCCACATCCCCTACGCGATGGGCCTGATCGGCACCCGCTCGCTGACGACCGAGATCCCCGGCATCACCGAACTGGTCGCGCATGCCAAGGACCGCATCCGCAACGGGCTCGTCGCCTACGCTGCCCTTGAGCGGATCAAGGCCGACCGCACGGATGAGGCGGCCCGCGCCGAGTTCGCCCGGACGCAAGCTGATCTCGGCTACGCGCAGCTCCTCAAGCCGCTGATCGGCGATCCGCTCAAAGCGACCGACGCGGACATCGACCGGGCGGCGTGGTCCACCGTGCCGCACGTGCCCTCACTGTTCTTCACCTTCCGGGCGATGGTGGCCTGCGGCTTCCTGCTGATCGCCCTGTTCGGGGCGGCGCTCTGGTACACCGCCCGCGAGGCCGAGGCGCCGCGCTGGCTGTTCCGGGCGGCGCTCTTCGCCCTGCCGCTGCCCTGGATCGCGATCGAGTTCGGCTGGTTCGTCGCCGAGTTCGGCCGCCAGCCCTGGATCATCGAGGGCGTGCTGCCGACCGCGCTGGCGACCTCCGAACTCGGCATCCCCTCGCTCCTCATCACCATCGCCGGCTTCACCCTGGTCTACGGCGTGCTCGCGGTGATCGAGGTGCAGCTGATGCTGCGCGCCATCGCCAAGGGGCCCGAGACCCTGGCCGAGGACCCGGCCGCCCTCTTCCCCGGCGCCGGCACGAACCGGAACGAGGCCGGCCTCGTCGCCGCCGAGTAG
- a CDS encoding DeoR/GlpR family DNA-binding transcription regulator has protein sequence MLTDHRHEEILSQLAQTGRVGVTSIAAALAVSDETIRRDLKMLEERGLLRRIHGGAVRPRLDQERPLTERSGLNSREKGRVAALAEGLVEDGMSIFIDTGTTTLALARRLTTRKLTVTTNSIDLALLLADSPARVNLTPGRLRPNDNALVGYDTVDYARRHFFDLAIMGIAACDLAQGWMDYEEHESVLRRALRGQTRRAVLLADSRKFGRQANLQTFDLAAPLTVVTDRPPPEPFADRLRQHDVDLICG, from the coding sequence ATGCTGACCGATCATCGCCACGAGGAAATCCTCTCGCAGCTCGCGCAGACCGGGCGCGTCGGCGTCACCAGCATCGCCGCCGCGCTCGCGGTCTCCGACGAGACGATCCGGCGCGACCTCAAGATGCTGGAGGAGCGCGGCCTGCTGCGGCGCATCCACGGCGGCGCCGTGCGCCCGCGCCTCGATCAGGAGCGGCCGCTCACCGAGCGCAGCGGGCTCAACAGCCGCGAGAAGGGCCGGGTCGCCGCGCTCGCCGAGGGGCTGGTGGAGGACGGGATGTCGATCTTCATCGACACCGGCACCACGACGCTGGCGCTGGCCCGGCGGCTCACCACCCGCAAGCTCACGGTGACGACGAATTCCATCGACCTCGCGCTGCTGCTCGCCGACAGCCCGGCGCGGGTGAACCTGACGCCGGGCCGGCTGCGGCCGAACGACAACGCGCTCGTCGGCTACGACACCGTGGACTACGCCCGGCGCCACTTCTTCGATCTTGCGATCATGGGCATCGCCGCCTGCGACCTCGCCCAGGGCTGGATGGATTACGAGGAGCACGAATCCGTCCTGCGCCGGGCGCTGCGCGGTCAGACCCGGCGGGCGGTGCTGCTCGCCGATTCCCGGAAATTCGGGCGCCAGGCCAACCTGCAGACCTTCGACCTCGCCGCGCCGCTCACCGTGGTGACCGACCGGCCGCCGCCCGAGCCCTTCGCCGACCGCCTCCGGCAGCACGACGTCGATCTCATCTGCGGCTGA
- a CDS encoding universal stress protein, translating into MAYANILVSVDLDGTAPDRIRLAAGLARRFEATLTGAAACKVPAPDYVRDIGEIDDEDPRFEEKARAMLERARALFEQSAEAPLHRDWREALAGPITHLVGQARAADLLVVGRRGVDDAPFGALSVPPGPVLMEAARPILVVPPRTEHLRGARIVVAWKDGLEARRAVSAALPFIREADQVFVASTGEGARYEGAEDVAGHLARHGASVTTHLLRTAVSDSDELLRFALKQEADLIVMGAYGRTRLREWLFGGVTYEMLQRSPLPCLMCH; encoded by the coding sequence ATGGCTTACGCGAACATCCTGGTCTCGGTCGATCTCGACGGAACCGCCCCCGACCGCATCCGGCTCGCCGCCGGCCTCGCGCGGCGCTTCGAGGCGACCCTCACCGGAGCGGCCGCCTGCAAGGTACCGGCACCGGATTACGTGCGCGACATCGGCGAGATCGACGACGAGGATCCCCGCTTCGAGGAGAAGGCGCGCGCCATGCTCGAGCGGGCACGCGCCCTGTTCGAACAATCCGCCGAGGCTCCGCTGCACCGCGACTGGCGCGAGGCCTTGGCCGGCCCGATCACCCATCTCGTCGGGCAGGCACGGGCGGCCGACCTCCTCGTGGTGGGGCGCCGCGGCGTCGACGACGCCCCGTTCGGCGCCCTCAGCGTTCCGCCCGGCCCCGTCCTGATGGAGGCCGCCCGCCCGATCCTCGTGGTGCCCCCGCGCACCGAGCACCTCCGGGGCGCCCGGATCGTCGTGGCCTGGAAGGACGGCCTGGAAGCGCGCCGGGCCGTCTCGGCCGCTCTGCCCTTCATCCGGGAAGCGGATCAGGTCTTCGTCGCCAGCACCGGCGAGGGCGCCCGCTACGAGGGTGCGGAGGATGTCGCCGGCCATCTCGCCCGCCACGGCGCCTCCGTAACGACGCATCTGCTGCGCACCGCCGTGAGCGACAGCGACGAACTCCTGCGTTTCGCCCTGAAACAGGAGGCCGACCTCATCGTGATGGGCGCCTACGGCCGCACGCGCCTGCGCGAATGGCTGTTCGGCGGCGTCACCTACGAGATGCTGCAACGCAGCCCCCTCCCCTGCCTGATGTGTCATTGA
- the cydB gene encoding cytochrome d ubiquinol oxidase subunit II: MLALLSDYESLRLIWWVLLGVLLIGFALTDGFDLGVGALLPFVGRTDVERRVAIHTVSATWEGNQVWLVLGGGAIFAAWPALYALSFSGFYLAMFLVLFALILRPVAFKYRSKREGAAWRSRWDWALFVGGAVPALIFGVAVGNVLQGVPFHFTGDLRPIYAGSLLGLLNPLALLCGLVSLAMLVAHGAAWLAFKAEGPVAERARAIGLKAALATAALFALAGLLIWAGAFGGYRVTSPLPGDGPSNPLAKAVVADAGAWLANFRAHPALALVPLLGIAGPLLAALGFRTRHEGLTFLASSLGIACIIATVGLSMFPVILPSSTHPGHALTVFDASSSRATLRNMLIATVIFLPIILAYTAWVYRVLWGKVSDRDITAPGSAAY; the protein is encoded by the coding sequence ATGCTCGCCCTTCTCTCGGACTACGAAAGCCTACGCCTCATCTGGTGGGTGCTGCTCGGCGTGCTGCTGATCGGCTTCGCCCTCACCGACGGCTTCGACCTCGGCGTCGGCGCCCTGCTCCCCTTCGTCGGCCGCACCGATGTCGAGCGGCGGGTGGCGATCCACACCGTCTCCGCGACCTGGGAAGGCAATCAGGTCTGGCTGGTGCTCGGCGGCGGCGCGATCTTCGCCGCGTGGCCGGCGCTCTACGCGCTGAGCTTCTCCGGTTTCTACCTCGCCATGTTCCTCGTGCTGTTCGCCCTCATCCTGCGGCCCGTCGCCTTCAAGTACCGCTCCAAGCGGGAGGGCGCGGCGTGGCGCTCCCGCTGGGATTGGGCCCTGTTCGTCGGCGGCGCGGTGCCGGCCCTGATCTTCGGCGTCGCCGTCGGCAACGTGCTCCAGGGCGTGCCCTTCCACTTCACGGGCGACCTTCGCCCGATCTATGCGGGCAGCCTGTTGGGTCTGCTCAACCCGCTGGCGCTGCTGTGCGGTCTCGTCTCGCTGGCGATGCTGGTGGCGCACGGCGCGGCCTGGCTCGCCTTCAAGGCCGAGGGGCCGGTCGCCGAGCGCGCCCGCGCCATCGGGCTCAAGGCGGCGCTCGCCACCGCCGCCCTGTTCGCCCTCGCCGGCCTCCTGATCTGGGCCGGCGCCTTCGGCGGCTACCGGGTGACGAGCCCGCTCCCCGGCGACGGCCCGTCCAACCCTCTGGCCAAGGCGGTCGTGGCGGATGCGGGCGCGTGGCTCGCCAATTTCCGGGCCCATCCGGCCCTCGCCCTGGTGCCGCTCCTCGGCATCGCCGGCCCGTTGCTGGCGGCGCTCGGCTTCCGCACCCGGCACGAGGGGCTGACCTTCCTCGCCTCCAGCCTCGGCATCGCCTGCATCATCGCCACCGTCGGCCTGTCGATGTTCCCGGTCATCCTGCCGTCCAGCACGCATCCGGGCCACGCGCTCACCGTGTTCGACGCCTCCTCCAGCCGGGCGACCCTGCGCAACATGCTGATCGCGACGGTGATCTTCCTGCCGATCATCCTCGCCTACACCGCCTGGGTCTACCGGGTGCTGTGGGGCAAGGTCTCGGACCGCGACATCACCGCCCCCGGCTCGGCCGCCTACTGA